The Enhydrobacter sp. sequence CTGTTGATGCGGATGATCGCCTCGTAGCTGCGGCCGAGATCGGCCGGGTCGATCGGCAGGTAGGGCACCTCCCAGACCTTGCTGTTGGAGGCTTGCAGCGCCTTGAAGCCCTTGTTGATGGCATCCTGATGCGAGCCCGAGAAGGCGGTGAAGACGAGGTCGCCGCCGTAGGGGTGACGCGGATGCACCGGCAGCTGGTTGCAGTATTCGACGGTCTGCCGGATCTCGTTGATGTTCGAGTAGTCGATCTCGGGATCGACGCCCTGGGTGTACATGTTGAGGCCGAGCGTCACGAGATCGACATTGCCCGTGCGTTCGCCGTTGCCGAACAGGCAGCCCTCGATGCGTTCGGCGCCGGCCATGTAGCCCAACTCCGCGGCGGCCACGCCGGTGCCGCGGTCGTTGTGCGGATGCAGGCTCAGGACGAAGGAATCGCGATACTTGAAATTGCGGTGGCACCATTCGATCTGGTCGGCATAGATGTTGGCCGAGGCCATCTCCACGGTCGCCGGCAGGTTGATGATCATCTTCTTCTGTGGCGTCGGCTGGTAGACGTCCGCCACCGCCGCGCAGATGTCGCGGGCAAACTCGAGCTCGGTGCCAGTGAAGCTCTCGGGCGAGTATTCATATACCCACTCGGTCGCAGGATCGGCATCGGCCAGTTGCTTGACCAGCCGGGCGCCGGAGACGGCGATGTCGATGATGCCGCTGTAGTCCATGCCGAATACCACGCGGCGCTGGAGCGTCGAGGTCGAGTTGTAGAGATGGACGATCGCGCGCCGGGCGCCGCGACAGGCCTCGAACGTGCGCTCGATCAGCTCGGGCCGGCTCTGGGTCAACACCTGGATGGTGACATCGTCCGGGATCATCTTCTTCTCGATCAGCTCGCGCACGAAGTCGAAGTCGGTTTCCGATGCCGCCGGGAAGCCGACCTCGATCTCCTTGAAGCCCATCTTGCAAAGGAGCTTGAACATCCGGGTCTTGCGGTCCGAGTCCATCGGCTCGATCAGCGCCTGGTTGCCGTCGCGCAGGTCGACGGCGCACCAGATCGGCGGCTTGGCGATGACCGCATTGGGCCATCGTCGGTCCTTGAGCTGGATGGGGGGGAAGGGAACGTACTTCTCGTTCGCGGTCGGCATCATGGGCTTTTGGGATGACATGCAAGACTCCTCGCGCCGCGCACGGCCTGAAGGCTCGAAACGAACACTGCGATGGGAATTGGGTGGCGGCGACTGGTGGGAAGGAAGAGACGAACGACGAACGATCCGCAGGGCTCCGGAAACCGGAACGGCGGATCAGCCAATAAGTCGAAGCGTCGTCAGTCGCAGCATTTCCGAAAGAATAATGCGTCGGGCCGAGGAGTCAACAGCCGCGAAAAGGGCCTGAACTGAACTGGAATTGAACTGGCCGGCTGTCGTTCGTCAGCCGGCCAGCCGATTTCGTGTTTCAGCGCAAGGGGATGTTGACGTTGAGGTTCAAGCCCGGCGGCGGTCCGTAGTAGACAGGTTCCGGGGAATAGATGACCGGCCGCGGCTGATAGACGACGACGGGGCGCGGCGCGTAAACGACGGGCGGGGCGTAGTAGTAGACATGGCCCGGCGGGATGAAGTGCCGATGGTGCTTCTTCTTCCAGTGCCAGCCGTCATGCGCCTGCGCGGCGGTTGCGAGGGCGAATACGCCGCCGGCTCCGACCAGGATCGTTGCCGTCCGGCGCAGGATCGTCCGCCACGTCGTCGCATGCCTTATCATGTCGTCCTCCTTGAATATGCAGAATACCTAACGTTTCAGTCATGGCAAAGATTTGGCGAAGCTTGAGGAATATTGTGGCGGCGGCGGCCAATTTCGCAGATTCGCACGCAACGTTTCGCCTGCGTGTCCGGCGTGGTTAGATGCCGGAGCGAACAAGCGGGGGGAAATGACGATGGCAGGGCCGCTGGCCGGAGTACGTATTCTCGATTGCACGACGGTCGTGCTGGGCCCGTGGGCGGCGCAGCAACTGGGCGATCTCGGCGCCGACGTGATCAAGATCGAGCCGCCGGAAGGCGACACGACGCGGCAACTCGGGCCGGCGCGCCATCCCGGGATGGCGGCATTCTATCTGGGCTGCAATCGCTCCAAGCGCTCGATCGTGCTCGACCTCAAGCAGGAGGCTGGCCGCAAGGCCCTGTTCAAGCTCGCCGAGACCGCCGACGTGCTGATGCACAACTATCGGCCCGAGCCTGCCAGGCGGCTGGGCGTGGAATACGAGGCTTTCGAGAAGATCAATCCGCGGCTGGTCTATCTTGCCACTTACGGTTACCGGGCGGCCGGACCGCTCGGGCCGAAGGCGGCCTACGACGATATCATCCAGGCAGGCTCGGGCCTCGCCTCGCTGCAGACGGTGGTGGCGGGCCAGCCGCGCTTCCTGCCGACCATCGTCGCCGACAAGACGAGCTCCAACGGTGTCGTCTCGGCGCTGCTGGCGGCGCTCTATGCGCGCGAGAAGACGGGCCATGGCCAGGCGGTCGAGGTCCCGATGTTCGAGACGCTGGTCTCGTTCGTGATGGTCGAGCATCTCTACGGCGAGAGCTTTCGCCCGGCGCTGGAGAGTGCGGGCTACAAGCGCGTCCTCAACAAGGAACGGCGGCCATATCCCTCCAAGGACGGGTACTTCGCACTGTTGCCCTACACCGACGGGCACTGGAAGGAGTTCTGCACCCTGATCGGTCGCGAGGATCTCGCCAGGGATCCGCGCTTCACCACGCTCGCCATCCGATTGAAGAACGTCGAGGCCTACTATGCGACGCTGGCCGAGATTTGCGCCACGCGCACCAATGCGGAATGGGTGGAGCTTCTGAAGAATTCCAACGTGCCGCACGGTCCGGTCAACACGCTCGAGGATCTGTTCGTCGACCCGCAGCTCAATGCCACCGGCTTCTGGAAGGAGGTCGAGCATCCCAGCGAAGGCAAGCTGCGCATGCCCGACATCCCGCCGCGCTTCAGCAAGACCAAGCCCGAGATCACCCGTCTGCAGCCGCGATTGGGAGAGCACAGCGTCGAAGTATTGCGCGAGGCCGGCTACGGCGCGGCCGAAATTGAGGCGATGCTGAAGTCGGGCGCGACCAAGACCGCGTCATAGACGACGCGATCGACATCACACCACATCACAGGTGCGACATCAGAGCACGGCCCGCAGCCGTGAGTTGCGTTTGTGCGCGTGAGATATTTGCAGACGGTTCTATGCACGGGATCAGTGCGGGTATAGATCAACTGGAGGTGGCAGGGGAAAAAGGGCAGGGGAACCCCGTAATGGGCTTGGATGTCTATGTCGGATCGCTGACGCGCTACTACGCGGGGGATTGGGAGAATGTCGCGGACAAGGCGGCGCGCGAGCGAGGCGAGCCGGCCGGCAGACGGCCCTTCTCCGACGGGCCGAGGGACGCCGTCGGCATTCGGCCACGTATCCTCGAATGGCGCCGCGCCCTTGCCAGCTCCCTGGGCGACCGGATCAGCGACCCGCTCGAATGGGACGAATCGGAGATGGCTCCGTATTTCACCGCCCGCCCCGGATGGGACGGCTTCGGCTCGCTGGTCCTGTGGGCCGCCTATGCCGAGCATCCATCCTTGCGGGCGCCGCCGGCCCTGCCCGAGGCATGGGACGATGACCCGGCGCTGCTTCGTTGCAACGCCGAGGGCTTCCGGTCGCGCTTCTCGCACCTGGTGCGAAACGTCGAGCTCTGGCTGCCCAACACCTTTCGCTTCACGTTCGAGGGCGACGACGTCGATGGCCGTCGGATCGTGGTGGGTTCGGTCAGGATGCTTTTGGCCCAGCTCGCCGATCTCAACGCCGCCACCTGGGGCGTGGATGACGACGCACTCGCACAATGGAGTCGCCAGGCGCCGGCGCCGGGAGCGTCGCTCGAGGTGCGGGCTCGCTATGCCTGCGCGGTGATGACAGCTCTCGTGCGGCAGGCGGTCGATCGCGACCTGCCGATGAAGCTCGACTATTGAGCTATTGAAAAAGCCGCCCGCGAGGGACTCGCAGGCGGCTTCTCCGGATGGAGGAAGATCAGGCTGCCGTCGGCGGTGGCTCGGCCGCCGGCGGACGGTTGCGCCGCTCGGCCATGAATTGGTCGAACTCGGCGCGGTCCTTGGCCGACCGCAGCTTGTCGAGATACTCGCGGAACTCGCGCTGCTCCTCGTCGAGCTTGCGCAGCGTCTCCTCGCGATATTCGTCGAAGGCGACGTTGCCGCTCGAGTAACGGCCCCAGCGATGGCGGCGGCGCCAGGCGCGGAACTCCTCGCGGGCATCGCGGCCGTCGGGCGTGTACCAGCGGCCATAGCGGCCATGATTCCAGCAAGACATGCGTCCACTCCATTTGAGGTAGATGAGCAAGCCGAGGCCAACCGGCCAAAAAACGATGAAGGCGAGCACCACAAGCGCGATCCACGCCGCCTTGGGCACATCGTCCAGTCTGTCCATCAGGCCGTAGTACATGGTTGGCCTCCTCCGGGCGGTTAACTATGTAAATGTTAACGACATTTACATTGGGCTCTGTCGCTCAGCGAGTCAAGGGGCGGCGCGTCGATTTCAGTTCTTCTGGGGGAAACCCAGCCCCTGCAGGTAGATGAGCATTGCCGACTCAAGTAGTTCGTCCGCCGTCATCGGCAAGGTGCGCCGTCCGGCATCGCCGCGGCCGAACAACGACGCGATGCCGTGGGCCATCGACCAGAGGTGGAGGCTCATCATCAGGGCAGGCGGGCGGCCCTTGGCCGGCAGGCTTGCCGACAGCGTTTCGGCAGCGCCGCGCAGCACCGCGAAAGCGCGATCGCCCGAAGCGCGCAGCTCGGGGCTGAGATCGGGCGGCAGACCCGACTCGAACATCGCGGCGTAGTAGGCGGGCTCGCTGCGCGCGAAGGCGAGGTAGGCGCGTCCGACATTGTTGAAGGCTGTCAGAGGGTCGGGTTTGCCGCCGGCCCAGCCGGTGACGAGCATCGCCTCGAAGCGCTGGAAACCCTCGCGCGCCACATCCGCCAGAAGGGCTTCGCGATCGCGGAAATGACGATAGGGAGCGGCCGGGCTGACGCCGGCCCAGCGCGCCGCGTCGGCGAAGGTGAAGCCTGCGGGTCCCTTCTCCTTGATCAGCTCGCGGGCCGCCTGGATCAGCGCCTCGCGCAGATTGCCATGATGGTACGCGCCTTCGCGGGCGCGCCGTTTCCAGCTCATGTTAACGAAGTTTACATTAGGTGGGACGCCGACCAAAGTGTCGAACGCATCAAGAAGATCGAGCGGAGGAAGAAGTGGAACTGTGGACCACGGGCGTCGCCTCGGCACGCGGCAGCGCGCGCAGCGCGCAGGAGATCGAGGCGGCCGGCTGGGACGGCATGCTGGTGGTCGATTCGCAGAACCTTTCGGGCGATCCGTATGTCTCGCTCGCGCTCGCGGCAACGGCCACGACGCGCATCGGCCTCGGCACCGGCGTCACCAACTCGGTGACGCGCCACGCTGCAGCGACCGCCACCGCCATCACCAGCGTCAATCGGGTTTCCAACGGCCGCGCGGTGCTGGGGATCGGTCGTGGCGATTCCGCGCTGGCGCATCTCGGGCGGGCGCCGGCGCGCCTTGCGCAATTCGAGCGCTATCTGCGCCACCTGCAGGCCTACCTGCGCGGCGAGTCGGTGAGCTTCGACGAGATCGACATCCCAGCCGAGGCGGCGCCGCCGGTGTCCGGCCTTCATCTGCACGATGCGCCCTCGGCGAGTCGCATCGACTGGATCGCCGGCGGCAAGAAGGTACCGGTCGAGGTGGCGGCGAGCGGCCCCAAGGTCATCGCCATGGCGGCGCTGCATGCCGAGCGGGTGATGTTCACCCTCGGGGCCGACCTCGAGCGGCTGGCTTGGGGAATCGCATTGGCACGACAAGCCCGTAAGGATGCCGGCCTCGATCCCGACGGGGTTGCCGTCGGCGCCTATGTCAATCTCGGCTGCCACGGTGACCCGAAGGCGGCGCGCGATCTGGTGCGCGGCGGCCTCACGACCTTCGCGCGCTTCTCGGTGATGCATGGCAAGGCCAACGGACCGGTGTCCGCCGCCGATCGCGCCGTGCTCGAGACGCTGCGCACCAACTACGACATGCGGGCTCATACCCGCGCCGATTCGCGCCAGGCCGCCACACTCAACGACGACTTCATCGATCGTTTCGCCATCGTCGGACCGCCCGAGCGCTGCATCGAGCGCCTGGGTTCCCTGAAGGCGCTCGGCCTCGACAAGGTGGCGATAAACAGCCGCACGCGCGGTGCCCCGGCCGACGCCGCCGCCGTGAGCCAGCAACTGATCGTGCGCGAAATCCTGCCCGCGATGCGCGGCTGAGGGCGGCTAGCGCGGGGACTCGTCGCTCAGGATCTCGTCGGTCACGCGGTTCCGGAGCGTCTCTTCGTCGCCGATCAAGCGCTTCCTGCGCCAGTTGCCCTTGGCGAAGACGACCACCGTGATGATGAAGATGAGGACCGTCGAGATCGGCAGGGACCAGTAGATCCCGTCTGCGCCCAGCGAGGTATGCTTGGAAAGAACGTAGGCAAGGGGAAGCTGCAGCAGCCACTGCGAGACCACGGTCAACATCATGCTCACCATCATGCTGCCGGCGGCGCGGAACACGCCGATGAGCGCGAACTGCGCGCCGTAGAAGCCCCAGCTTAGCGCCATGATCCGCAGGAAATGCGCGCCCTCCGTGATGACGCCGGCATCGTGGGGCACGAAGAAGGTGACGAGCGGCGAGGCGAACAGGAAGACCAGAAGGCCGAACGCCGTCAGGACCGAGAAGCCGAGCCACGCGCCCAGCCGTCCGATCTGCTCGGCGCGTTCCATATTGCCGGCGCCGATGTTCTGGCCGGCCAGCGCCGCCACCGCGATCGACAGGCCGATGCCGGGGATGATGGCGACGGCCTGCAGCACGTTGCCGCCGACACCGTAGGCGGCAAGGCTCAGGGTCCCGAAGCTCGTCACCAGGAAGGTCATCATCATCAGCCCGACGGCGCGCGCCGACATGTCGATCGAGGCCGGGAGGCCGAGGAAGAAGGCCCGCTTGATATGCTGGAAATCGGGCACGAGGTCGCCGGCGTGCACATGGACGCCATGCAGGCCGCGCCGCAGCACGGCGACGCCGATCAAGGAGGCGACGCCTTGCGTGACGAGGGTGGTGAGGGCGGCGCCCATCACGCCGTGACCGGGGATCGGTCCCCAGCCGAAGATCATCAGCGGATTGAGCGCGAAATTCAGGAACACCGTGCCCAGCACGATATAGACCGGCAGCGCCGGCCGGCCGATGCTGCGCATGATGCCCTGGAAGACGAAGAAGGCGAAATTGAACACCAGTCCGAGGAACGACACGCGCATGAATCCCAGCGCGCCGCCGTAGACGTCCGGGCCGACTCCCATCAGCCGCAGCAGCAAGGGTGCGGTGACGTAGCCGATCGCGCCGAGCACGAGCGCGGCCAGCACCACCATCAGGAGCGTCTGCCCCGCGACATGGCCCACCATCTTCTCGTTGCGCGCGCCGACATACTGCGCGATCAGCGTCGACCCCGCGATGGAGAGGCCGGCGCCCACCGCGACCATCAGGAACATCACCGGGAAGCTCACCGAGACGGCGGCGATCGCCGCGCCACCCAGCCGGCCCACCCAGAAGGCATCGATGATCTGGTAAGCCGACTGCAGCACGTTCGTCAGCACGATCGGCACGGCAAGCGCCAGCAGCGAGCGAAGGATCGGCCCTTCGAGGAGCCTGTTGTTGGAAGGCGGCACGGGAGCGATATAGGGAATTGGACGGGAATGGGGGAGGACTTTATCGCCAGATCTTCTTCCCGCTGCCCGGCAGGCCGAGTCCGCTCCACATCACATCGACCTTGTCGATCACGGCCTGGTCCATGCGGATCTGGCGGCCCCATTCGCGATCCGTCTCGCCCGGCCATTTGTCGGTGGCATCCAGCCCGATCTTGGAGCCGAGCCCGGAGACGGGCGAGGCGAAGTCGAGATAGTCGATGGGCGTATTCTCGATCACGGTGATGTCGCGCGCCGGGTCCATGCGGGTGGCGATCGCCCACATCACGTCCTGCCAGTTGCGCGCGTCGATGTCGGCATCCACCACGATCACCCACTTGGTGTACATGAACTGCCGCAGGTAGGACCACACGCCCATCATCACGCGCCTGGCGTGTCCGGCATAGGCCTTCTTCATCGAGACGACGGCAATGCGGTAGCTGCAGCCTTCGGGCGGCAGCCAGAAGTCGACGATTTCGGGAAACTGCTGCTGGAAGAGAGGGATGAAGACCTCGTTCAGCGCTTCGCCCAGCACCGAGGGCTCGTCGGGTGGGCGGCCGGTGAAGGTGGAGAGATAGATCGGCTGGCGGCGCATGGTGACGGCCGAGATCGTGAAGACCGGGAACTTCTCGACGCTGTTGTAGTAGCCCGTGTGATCGCCGTACGGACCCTCGTCGCCGCAGTCGTCGAGGCTGACGTGGCCCTCGAGCACGATCTCGGCCTCGGCCGGCACCTTGAGCGGCACGGTCTTGCAGTCGACCAGCTCGACCTTCTTCCCGCGCAGCAGACCAGCGAACTGATATTCCGACAGCGTGTCGGGCACCGGCGTGACGGCCGCCAGGATCGTCCCGGGATCGGCCCCGATCACCGCCGCCGCCGGCAGCGGCTCATGCTTGCCGGCGCCTTTCCAGCGACGGTGGTGCTGCGCGCCGCCACGATGCTTCAGCCAGCGCATCAAGGTCGTGTCGC is a genomic window containing:
- the leuA gene encoding 2-isopropylmalate synthase, which translates into the protein MSSQKPMMPTANEKYVPFPPIQLKDRRWPNAVIAKPPIWCAVDLRDGNQALIEPMDSDRKTRMFKLLCKMGFKEIEVGFPAASETDFDFVRELIEKKMIPDDVTIQVLTQSRPELIERTFEACRGARRAIVHLYNSTSTLQRRVVFGMDYSGIIDIAVSGARLVKQLADADPATEWVYEYSPESFTGTELEFARDICAAVADVYQPTPQKKMIINLPATVEMASANIYADQIEWCHRNFKYRDSFVLSLHPHNDRGTGVAAAELGYMAGAERIEGCLFGNGERTGNVDLVTLGLNMYTQGVDPEIDYSNINEIRQTVEYCNQLPVHPRHPYGGDLVFTAFSGSHQDAINKGFKALQASNSKVWEVPYLPIDPADLGRSYEAIIRINSQSGKGGIAYILKTDYGIDMPRLLQVEFSKTIQQIADETGKEIQSALIWDTFRREYLENRTPFDFVGHTTVPEPGHPELRLIDARVRVNGQQKKVSGHGNGPIAGYVEALAKDCGIRIKVRDYHQHATGAGEDAQAVSYIEAETGDGRVLWGVGMDSNIVTASLKAVTCAANRASRHLDGGRA
- a CDS encoding CoA transferase, which codes for MAGPLAGVRILDCTTVVLGPWAAQQLGDLGADVIKIEPPEGDTTRQLGPARHPGMAAFYLGCNRSKRSIVLDLKQEAGRKALFKLAETADVLMHNYRPEPARRLGVEYEAFEKINPRLVYLATYGYRAAGPLGPKAAYDDIIQAGSGLASLQTVVAGQPRFLPTIVADKTSSNGVVSALLAALYAREKTGHGQAVEVPMFETLVSFVMVEHLYGESFRPALESAGYKRVLNKERRPYPSKDGYFALLPYTDGHWKEFCTLIGREDLARDPRFTTLAIRLKNVEAYYATLAEICATRTNAEWVELLKNSNVPHGPVNTLEDLFVDPQLNATGFWKEVEHPSEGKLRMPDIPPRFSKTKPEITRLQPRLGEHSVEVLREAGYGAAEIEAMLKSGATKTAS
- a CDS encoding DUF2852 domain-containing protein translates to MYYGLMDRLDDVPKAAWIALVVLAFIVFWPVGLGLLIYLKWSGRMSCWNHGRYGRWYTPDGRDAREEFRAWRRRHRWGRYSSGNVAFDEYREETLRKLDEEQREFREYLDKLRSAKDRAEFDQFMAERRNRPPAAEPPPTAA
- a CDS encoding TetR/AcrR family transcriptional regulator codes for the protein MSWKRRAREGAYHHGNLREALIQAARELIKEKGPAGFTFADAARWAGVSPAAPYRHFRDREALLADVAREGFQRFEAMLVTGWAGGKPDPLTAFNNVGRAYLAFARSEPAYYAAMFESGLPPDLSPELRASGDRAFAVLRGAAETLSASLPAKGRPPALMMSLHLWSMAHGIASLFGRGDAGRRTLPMTADELLESAMLIYLQGLGFPQKN
- a CDS encoding LLM class flavin-dependent oxidoreductase; amino-acid sequence: MELWTTGVASARGSARSAQEIEAAGWDGMLVVDSQNLSGDPYVSLALAATATTRIGLGTGVTNSVTRHAAATATAITSVNRVSNGRAVLGIGRGDSALAHLGRAPARLAQFERYLRHLQAYLRGESVSFDEIDIPAEAAPPVSGLHLHDAPSASRIDWIAGGKKVPVEVAASGPKVIAMAALHAERVMFTLGADLERLAWGIALARQARKDAGLDPDGVAVGAYVNLGCHGDPKAARDLVRGGLTTFARFSVMHGKANGPVSAADRAVLETLRTNYDMRAHTRADSRQAATLNDDFIDRFAIVGPPERCIERLGSLKALGLDKVAINSRTRGAPADAAAVSQQLIVREILPAMRG
- a CDS encoding MATE family efflux transporter encodes the protein MPPSNNRLLEGPILRSLLALAVPIVLTNVLQSAYQIIDAFWVGRLGGAAIAAVSVSFPVMFLMVAVGAGLSIAGSTLIAQYVGARNEKMVGHVAGQTLLMVVLAALVLGAIGYVTAPLLLRLMGVGPDVYGGALGFMRVSFLGLVFNFAFFVFQGIMRSIGRPALPVYIVLGTVFLNFALNPLMIFGWGPIPGHGVMGAALTTLVTQGVASLIGVAVLRRGLHGVHVHAGDLVPDFQHIKRAFFLGLPASIDMSARAVGLMMMTFLVTSFGTLSLAAYGVGGNVLQAVAIIPGIGLSIAVAALAGQNIGAGNMERAEQIGRLGAWLGFSVLTAFGLLVFLFASPLVTFFVPHDAGVITEGAHFLRIMALSWGFYGAQFALIGVFRAAGSMMVSMMLTVVSQWLLQLPLAYVLSKHTSLGADGIYWSLPISTVLIFIITVVVFAKGNWRRKRLIGDEETLRNRVTDEILSDESPR
- a CDS encoding UbiD family decarboxylase; its protein translation is MPYASLRDFMARLEKADRLVRVQAPVSPYLEMTEIQTRLLAEKGPAVLFENVVGRDGKRSDIPVLVNLFGTVERVAWGMEREPHELRQVGETLAFLRQPEPPGGWREALDMLPMLRTVMAMKPRTVGAAPCQETVLRGDDIDLGNLPIQTCWPGEPAPLVTWPLVVTQGPNPAADRQDSFNLGIYRLQVTGRDTTLMRWLKHRGGAQHHRRWKGAGKHEPLPAAAVIGADPGTILAAVTPVPDTLSEYQFAGLLRGKKVELVDCKTVPLKVPAEAEIVLEGHVSLDDCGDEGPYGDHTGYYNSVEKFPVFTISAVTMRRQPIYLSTFTGRPPDEPSVLGEALNEVFIPLFQQQFPEIVDFWLPPEGCSYRIAVVSMKKAYAGHARRVMMGVWSYLRQFMYTKWVIVVDADIDARNWQDVMWAIATRMDPARDITVIENTPIDYLDFASPVSGLGSKIGLDATDKWPGETDREWGRQIRMDQAVIDKVDVMWSGLGLPGSGKKIWR